The proteins below come from a single Chiloscyllium punctatum isolate Juve2018m chromosome 22, sChiPun1.3, whole genome shotgun sequence genomic window:
- the LOC140493358 gene encoding galanin peptides-like isoform X2, whose amino-acid sequence MPRFASVLCLSLVLCAAVSHSFGLVLSAKDKRGWTLNSAGYLLGPHAVDNHRSLSDKNGLAGKRELQLEDEIKRGNLLQNLADESAARIAIEFLIYLHLKEIGALDNLPSLLSSEIPQP is encoded by the exons ATGCCGCGATTCGCCAGtgtcctctgtctgtctctcgtcTTGTGTGCCGCCGTCTCCCATTCTTTCGGGCTCGTCCTTTCG GCAAAGGATAAACGGGGGTGGACATTAAACAGTGCAGGATACCTACTAGGACCAC ATGCAGTGGACAATCACCGATCCTTAAGTGACAAGAATGGCCTGGCTGGCAAACGTGAACTGCAGCTTGAAGATGAAATTAAGCGTG GTAACTTGCTACAAAATCTTGCTGATGAAAGTGCTGCTCGCATAGCCATTGAATTTCTTATATACTTGCATCTAAAAG AGATTGGGGCCCTTGACAATCTGCCATCACTGTTATCATCTGAAATTCCCCAACCGTAG
- the LOC140493358 gene encoding galanin peptides-like isoform X1, producing MPRFASVLCLSLVLCAAVSHSFGLVLSQAKDKRGWTLNSAGYLLGPHAVDNHRSLSDKNGLAGKRELQLEDEIKRGNLLQNLADESAARIAIEFLIYLHLKEIGALDNLPSLLSSEIPQP from the exons ATGCCGCGATTCGCCAGtgtcctctgtctgtctctcgtcTTGTGTGCCGCCGTCTCCCATTCTTTCGGGCTCGTCCTTTCG CAGGCAAAGGATAAACGGGGGTGGACATTAAACAGTGCAGGATACCTACTAGGACCAC ATGCAGTGGACAATCACCGATCCTTAAGTGACAAGAATGGCCTGGCTGGCAAACGTGAACTGCAGCTTGAAGATGAAATTAAGCGTG GTAACTTGCTACAAAATCTTGCTGATGAAAGTGCTGCTCGCATAGCCATTGAATTTCTTATATACTTGCATCTAAAAG AGATTGGGGCCCTTGACAATCTGCCATCACTGTTATCATCTGAAATTCCCCAACCGTAG
- the LOC140493359 gene encoding cytochrome c oxidase subunit 6A2, mitochondrial-like: MAQRLAASAVKVSRSLASASQAHGHATATRTWKLMSFIVALPAVAVLMLNAFLKPSHEPPEFVPYEHLRIRNKPFPWGDGNHTLFHNSHVNPLPTGYEK; encoded by the exons ATGGCGCAAAGGTTAGCAGCAAGTGCAGTGAAGGTCAGCAGAAGTTTGGCGTCAGCCAGTCAAGCACATGGACACGCAACAGCAA CTCGTACATGGAAGTTAATGAGTTTTATAGTCGCTTTACCAGCAGTTGCTGTTCTCATGCTGAATGCTTTTCTGAAGCCAAGTCATGAACCTCCTGAATTTGTGCCTTATGAACATCTCCGCATCCGCAACAAG CCTTTTCCTTGGGGAGATGGAAATCATACCTTATTCCACAACTCACATGTGAACCCATTACCCACTGGCTATGAGAAATAA